From one Halothece sp. PCC 7418 genomic stretch:
- the tatC gene encoding twin-arginine translocase subunit TatC, whose amino-acid sequence MSPVETSTERDRAQEDYLNEIPNETEMSIFDHLEELRWRIFYSLIAVGVGIIGCFIFVRPIVEALQVPAQGVKFLQLAPGEYFFVSIKVAGYSGLLVASPFIVYQILLFILPGLTRGERRLLVPVMVGSTVLFGVGLVFAYYALVPAALKFFISYGEDVVDQMWSIDKYFRFVLLLLFSTALAFQIPIIQVLLGLLRIVSSETMISGWRYIVLGSVVLGAVLTPSTDPMTQSLLAGAVLGLYFGGIGVVKLLGR is encoded by the coding sequence ATGTCTCCAGTTGAAACCTCTACCGAACGCGATCGCGCTCAAGAAGACTATCTCAACGAAATCCCCAACGAAACCGAGATGTCCATCTTTGATCATCTCGAAGAACTGCGCTGGCGTATCTTCTATTCCCTGATTGCAGTGGGTGTGGGAATCATTGGTTGTTTTATCTTTGTGCGTCCGATTGTGGAAGCCTTACAAGTTCCCGCCCAAGGCGTGAAATTTCTGCAACTTGCGCCTGGTGAATACTTCTTCGTTTCCATTAAAGTCGCAGGTTACAGTGGTTTACTGGTCGCAAGCCCCTTTATTGTCTATCAAATTCTATTATTTATTCTTCCTGGCTTAACCCGTGGAGAACGTCGCCTTCTCGTTCCTGTGATGGTTGGCTCAACGGTTCTCTTTGGTGTGGGTTTAGTCTTTGCCTATTATGCCCTAGTTCCGGCAGCGTTGAAGTTCTTTATTAGCTATGGGGAGGATGTCGTTGACCAAATGTGGTCAATTGACAAGTATTTCCGTTTTGTTCTCCTGTTACTGTTTAGTACCGCTTTAGCATTTCAAATTCCCATTATTCAGGTTTTGTTAGGACTTTTACGAATTGTCTCTTCCGAAACCATGATTTCAGGTTGGCGTTATATTGTTCTCGGTTCTGTCGTCTTAGGTGCAGTTTTAACCCCTTCCACTGATCCGATGACCCAATCTCTCCTCGCAGGCGCTGTGCTGGGTTTATACTTCGGTGGGATTGGTGTTGTCAAACTCCTAGGAAGATAA